The Cyclobacterium amurskyense genome contains the following window.
CCTATATGGCCAAGATATTTTAAAGGAAGTAGCTGATCATTCGCTGTCCATTAGTGAATATTTTAACCAAGAAAATAACATTGCTGTTAGGGTAGCGTTCAAAGCAGTTGTGACTACCCAGGAAGAAATTCTACAGGTTTTTTTGGAGGCAAATAGGAGTGAGGATTGTGTTGGGGTAATGGCTTGGATGCATACTTTTTCTCCTGCAAAAATGTGGATTAATGGATTGAAGGTACTCAGTAAGCCTTTGCTGCATTTGCATACTCAATATGGGGAGCGTATTCCTTGGGAATCCATAGATATGGATTATATGAATCTGCATCAAAGTGCTCATGGTGATAGGGAGTTTGGTTTTATCTGTACCAGAATGAAAATACCGAGAAAGGTGGTAGTCGGTCATTGGAAAGATATTGAGCTACATAAAGAAATTGACCATTGGTGCAGGGCTGCCTGCGGATGGAATGACTTGCAAGGAGCTAAATTTGTGAGGTTTGGTGATAATATGCGCCAGGTGGCTGTGACTGAAGGGGACAAGGTAGAAGCACAGATGAAGTTTGGTTTTGCTGTTAATACCCATGGAGTAGGAGATTTGGTGGAGGTGATAAATAAAGTGAGTGAGGCTGAAATAGCCCAACTGATAGAAACCTATGTCAGTTCCTATAGTTTGTCAGAGGACTTAAAAAAGGGAGGGGAAAAGCATGCTTCTCTAGTGGAGGCGGCAAAAATAGAGTTAGGCTTAAAGCATTTTTTGGAACATGGAGGTTTTAAAGGCTTTACCAATACTTTTGAAGACCTTCACGGAATGAGTCAATTGCCAGGCTTGCCTGTTCAGAGGCTTATGAATGCAGGCTATGGCTATGCAGGGGAAGGTGATTGGAAGACCATGGCCCTGGTGCGTGCGATGAAGGTCATGGGAACAGGACTGCCAGGAGGCAATGCGTTTATGGAGGATTATACTTATGATTTTAAAGAACAAGGTGGTTTGGTATTGGGCGCTCACATGCTGGAAGTAGACGAGTGCCTTGCAGAAGGGCCCATTCGTTGTGAAATCCATCCATTAGGAATAGGTGGCAAAGAAGACCCCGTTAGACTTGTGTTTGATGCCAAGGCATGTTCAGCACTGAATGCGTCACTTATCGATCTGGGTAATAAATATAGAATGGTGGTAAATAAAGTAGAAGCCGTTAGTTCACCTAATGCCTTGCCCAAATTACCTGTGGCAAGAACCATTTGGCGACCCCTTCCAGATTTTAAAAGTGCCAGTACAGCTTGGATACTTGCAGGAGGCGCACATCATACTTGTTTTAGCCAAAACTTAAGTACCCAAGTTATAGAGGATTTTTGTGAAATGGCTGGAATTGAATGTGTAGTAATAGATGAAAATACAAATCTCAGAAGTTTTAAGACCTATCTTAAAGGTTTGGACCTGTAGCGATAAGAACAAGAGAACTGTCTTTTTTCCAAGAAATGCTGAATAAAGTGAGGGAGTTAAGATACTCCCTCTTTTTTTTGCCAATTTAATATTGAATCAAGGGATCAAGATTACCCAAGTTGAACTAATCCGTTGTTGGCAAAATAATCAAAGGAGTATTGCCATCATGTATTAGGTCATTGATGAAAAAATTCCTGAATAACTTGTCATTTAGATGGCGTGAACCTTTTTGCAGGACAATAAAGTCATCAAGGCGTTTACTAAATCTTTTTTTGATTTCAGTGAAAGCATCTTTATTCTCGTAAATATTTATTTGAACCTCAAAACGATCTTCCAATTTAGACTTCAATTGTTCCAGGTATTCCTTACCTCGAGCCAATTCTGCTTTGTCTTCAATTACGGTTAATAATTCGATCTCTTTTATTTTCTGCCCAATAGTCACTAAAATGGATTCTAGTGCTTGTTCGTTCAAAGGGTGTTTTTCCTGACATGAAAGTGCCAATTTAATTGGCACTGTTTCTTCTATTGTTTGAGGAACCGCAATTACAGTTTGGTTGAGTTGATCAATAATAGTGGTTGCTGTACTTCCTATTAATAATCGCTTTAAAAACCCCGTACCTTTTAAACCTAAAAGTAGAAGGTCATTAGGCTTAAGAAAATCTTCCAAATAATGGAGCAGTTGAATAGAAATAGCTTCAAAACTTGTTTTTTCACCGATAGGAGCTAGATTATTTTCTTTCAAGGTATTCGAAAAGGTCTTTTCGGCTTCCTTTTTATTGAACTCAATGATTTGATCACTTCCCTTGGTATTAGAAATGGTAGGAGCCAGGCCATCCAACTTATGGATAAAAACCAAGTCTAAATCAAATGTTTTCTGCCAGTTACAAGCCAGTTTTAAAAGAGTGGGTGTATACGGAGAAAAATCTATTAATACGACTAATCTGTTCATGTTGAGATAAAAGTGATAGAGGTGTTATTTTTATTTTGAATATATAAAAATCCTCACGAAATGTAGCAGTTTTATTGATGTTTCAGTTTAAATCGGTCACTTCTTTGTTGTCTTCTTATCACTAATAAGACGTAGTTATCTTTGAAAAACTGTTTTAACTAATTTAACCCGGATTATGTAATAGGATTCGTAATAGAATGTCTATTGCATATTTCGGGTTTAATTATTGAAATCGAATACTGTTTCTATATACAAAAAAATCACCTGCTATTAATTTAAGCAGGTGATTT
Protein-coding sequences here:
- the araA gene encoding L-arabinose isomerase, giving the protein MQLKQKVVWLVTGSQHLYGQDILKEVADHSLSISEYFNQENNIAVRVAFKAVVTTQEEILQVFLEANRSEDCVGVMAWMHTFSPAKMWINGLKVLSKPLLHLHTQYGERIPWESIDMDYMNLHQSAHGDREFGFICTRMKIPRKVVVGHWKDIELHKEIDHWCRAACGWNDLQGAKFVRFGDNMRQVAVTEGDKVEAQMKFGFAVNTHGVGDLVEVINKVSEAEIAQLIETYVSSYSLSEDLKKGGEKHASLVEAAKIELGLKHFLEHGGFKGFTNTFEDLHGMSQLPGLPVQRLMNAGYGYAGEGDWKTMALVRAMKVMGTGLPGGNAFMEDYTYDFKEQGGLVLGAHMLEVDECLAEGPIRCEIHPLGIGGKEDPVRLVFDAKACSALNASLIDLGNKYRMVVNKVEAVSSPNALPKLPVARTIWRPLPDFKSASTAWILAGGAHHTCFSQNLSTQVIEDFCEMAGIECVVIDENTNLRSFKTYLKGLDL
- a CDS encoding universal stress protein, which encodes MNRLVVLIDFSPYTPTLLKLACNWQKTFDLDLVFIHKLDGLAPTISNTKGSDQIIEFNKKEAEKTFSNTLKENNLAPIGEKTSFEAISIQLLHYLEDFLKPNDLLLLGLKGTGFLKRLLIGSTATTIIDQLNQTVIAVPQTIEETVPIKLALSCQEKHPLNEQALESILVTIGQKIKEIELLTVIEDKAELARGKEYLEQLKSKLEDRFEVQINIYENKDAFTEIKKRFSKRLDDFIVLQKGSRHLNDKLFRNFFINDLIHDGNTPLIILPTTD